CATTGATAGATCTATTAATATTGTGACATTGTTTAATTATGCTCTAGTTTGTTCAACAGTTGGTGCTAAATGCTTAAAGAGACATCTTACttttattgattttgtgtcAAATGAATTAATCCTGGATGACTCTGACTCTGGTCATTGGGACACCATGTAGATTTTTCCTTGGTGTTTTGAACTTGGACTTCAACGCTGTGGGTTCCAGACTTAAAAGGGGACTCAAAGTTTAGTGACTCGACTGTAACGCTCAACTTCACAGATCAGCAACCAGTTATCAGTTTAATGTTGTGATTGTAGATCTGTGTATTGTTTGACTTTGTTGAGCCATGGCAAATAattgaaactacaaaataagtTACAAATGAGATTTCTAATGAAGAAATGAGCTCCTTCATTACAGGCCATTGATTTACACCAATGTACCACAGCATTAAAACCAGTGACCTGATCCAATGCTGTGGCTGATGCATATATTGTAAACATTTTACAGCATTCTAGGTACatgatttataatttaaaatgttgtgtctGACTcagtctgcttgtgtgtgttgtgttttagaaTGCTACCAGTGATAACCAGGGCGTCCAGTTGAGTGCTGTTCAGGCTGCAAGGTAGGACCGAACTCCCCCTGCACTGTTGGATTTGTCtcattgtgtgtaaatgtgGATTGCACTTTTAAAAGTCCCAAAGTTGTTTGTCTGGTCTTTTGGTCTGGTGTCAAACAAACTCTTATTTATGTGTGAAATCAAAGCAGAACAATCACAGTTTTTTATGATGTCATTTTTAACGTTAAGACGAACCCATAGATGTTAAATATGGAATGCTGTTtaatcaaaattaaataaatatataaatgaatatggCTACGAAATAaaccctgaaataaaaatatatggcaatacataaataaaaataacataatattaatatataactGAATCCATTTACTTACTTAAATAAATACTTATTTCAGAAAGACAagatttatttatatcatgGTATTCTATTTCATAATGCCACAATTATTTAACTGCAAATGCAGAGGATGTGGTTACCTTCAGACCAAAGCGTGTGGGTGCAAGGAGCAATGTCTgactcagaaaaaaagtcagcaTGCTGGCCTTCTAATTGATCAACATGACTTGTCAGGGGACACCATTATGACACGCACTGAAGATTTTGTAGAAGTACTTGGGCGGATAAGTGCTCTACAGAACATAGACATGGATGAGGAAGTCTTCAATTGTTTGATACTTACTGagcaatgtgtttgtgtgcaagatGTCCAGGAAGTAACCTCTAGCACAGGTGTGGGTCACCCGGCTCTGGATATTCTAGACGATATTCCAGGTGATATGCTCGCTAACTTTTGGTTTTAGGACCTATCTTGGGCTTGGGGTGCTAACTTCGGCAGCTGTAGTGGGTGGATGCCGCGTCGCCATCCCATCAAGGCAGTTTGCAGCCTCTCTCAATAATTCTGAGATGCTCTTCTCTGAGTCAGACATTGCTCTTTGAACCCACACACTTTGGTCTGATGAAAACCTAGCCCCCTTCATTTGCATATGAGAATGGCAATAAATAgagcagtgaaataaaagtccccggaaataaataaatgtggtattatttaataaaagcaccgtgaaataaataaatgtcgtctttagaaaaacattttgaaataagtaattgtatttatttaagtaaatggattcagttatatatttatatgattctatgtttaatatttattgccatatatttttatttcaaagccATATTaattcatctatttatttacctatttattcatttaattttgattaAAACAGCATTCCATAGTTACAATcatcaaatgaaatattatttgaAACTAACACAGCATGAGATTTTCACTTCTTAAGAGAAGTAATCACTTCtaaattttcatttaaattcagttgaATCAGTCAAATTGTCTTTGCATTTTCACACCATTACAATGTTTATAACATCACAGCAGATAATTATGCAAGCTAGACCAACAGCCGACGCGCTCAAAAACTCCAGCAGTGATTCACATCAATATCAAGACAATGCTGTCATTGTTATCATGTAACAACTTATTTTATCATCAAAACCTAGTTTTCATCCTGTGTAAATAGTACTGATGCTGTTTCATTTacgttttctttgctctgtaACAGTAGCAGTTTGAATGTGATCAACATTCACATCTGGCCCGCGAGTATGTTTGTAAGCCATTGATTCTGCACCAGTGCCTCGTCTTAAGAGGTTCTCTGATTAAAATTGATGGCCTCTTACGAAATACATTCACTGTTGCAATTCCAGGGCCTCAATGTTTTTCCAGCTTGGTTAGACAGCAGTGATTTACAGTAAGGGTGCTGGGTCTGATTAATGGACATTGTACACGGCAGTGCGGCTCAGCAGTGTAGCTCTCGAGAAGTTGGTTCAGGTGTAGAAGAATTCATGAAGCATTTGAAGTCTGCCCTGCAGCTttatttagacattttttaGATGCTTTCAAACTTAACCTGATGTTGCATCATATGCTGGGTTGATTGACTTGCAGTGTTGAGATGACTCATTCTTGAGCCTTTTctctgtatttacatttttttgttgtgggAATGTGTCAGTAAAGTTATGTGAGTATGACTAATGGTCccctgtttcctctgtttctgcAGGAAGTTGTTGTCCAGTGACCGTAACCCTCCCATAGACGACCTGATCAAGTCTGGGATCCTTCCTATTCTGGTCCACTGCCTGGACAGAGATGACAAGTAAGCCTCCTGTAAttctgtttgtctgcatgttGCAGTGAATCATCCTGCTTCGTGCGTGATAATTATAGTACAAGTTAGCGCTTTTCCTTGATCATGTTGAGTTTATGTACACTTCAGAGTTATGTAAATGAGACAGCAGGGTTTTGGTCCAGGCTGCATGTGAACAGTGTTGCAGTTATATAAATGTGTCCTAGTTATCACCCTCGAGGATGTTCATACTGTTTGACACCCCTTCCCAATCTTACAAATTTTTACCACTGCATCTGCTGCGTTCATCAGTCTTACATCTCTTACCTCTCTGCAGCCCGTCTCTCCAGTTTGAGGCCGCCTGGGCTCTTACCAACATCGCGTCTGGAACCTCAGAGCAGACCCAAGCTGTGGTCCAGTCAAGTAAGTGGCCATTACATGACAACacactttcctctcctctttctgttccttttatttcttttcttttggaaGAATCTTTTGTATCTTTGCAGTGTTTTAACTAAGATTTgctttatgttgttgttgtttatttgtgcagCAGTTTGTCATGAAACATTAAAAGCTATACATTTAGTGTTTTTGAAGGATTTTCTTTTGCGAAATCCTGGTCTGTCATGTTCACAGCCttatattcttattttaatttCCTGATAAAGTGCTCATATTATGGCTCTTGAGTCCGTCCTTTTCCTTTATTGTGTCATATAGCTTGTTAGTGTATGTAAAAAGTCTGTTAAGTTACAAAGTCTGTGGCAAAGGGGAGTCATCTTCCacagagaacactgtgacatgaaATATCCAATAAACTCTCTGATTGACCAATCTCCAAAGAGCAGGcgagctgaccaatcagagcagattgAGTTTTTTGCGAGGCGTACCAAGAGCTCCAGCTAAGCATTTCAGACAGAAGAAGGAAGATGGGATTGGTGCTCTAACAGTATGACCATAATGTGCATTTTGAACATTTCATTGAACATAATCCCATTCTAGTAGacactgaaattaaatttacaCTTGTAAATCTGGGATTTaactaatgttattttaacGATCACCTCCTGTTGTCAGTTTAACATTTGCAGCAAAAAGAacctcacaaataaaacatttcattaatacAGGAATGATCAGTGTTTCCTAAAATAAATTGGATAGCCATTCGTGCTTTTCTTTCAGTAGAGCTGTGCTCTATGAATCACTACTTAATGTGCATTGCATGATGGTTACACTAACATCATGCAAAGTTCCCACTCACCACTTACAATTAAATCTAGCcgcatttattatttaaatttctaCTGATGATGCAAAATGTTCAACTGAAGGTGCAATGCATGCTCTCACAGTCCCTAGAACCAGGCCTGAGTATAAATGATTAAATTCTTATTAAAGGTATTATGTTCCTTGAGGTTGTACATGAATGAAAGCAGCACATACGATCATTAGATGCCAGTATTGAGACATATCTGTTTCCTTGTGTGTAGATGCTGTGCCACTGTTCCTGAGACTGCTTCACTCACCTCACcagaatgtgtgtgaacaggcCGTCTGGGCCCTGGGCAACATCATAGGTTAGTTGCTGTttatgtgaacatgtgtgtattGGAAATAAATGCAGTTTGTCCCAAAATgacactctgtgtgtgtgtgtgtgtgtgtgtgtgtgtgtgtgtgtgtgtgtgtgtgtgtgtgtgtgtgtgtgtgtgtgtgtgtgtgtgtgtgtgtgtgtgtgtgtgtgtgtgtgtgtgtgtgtgttatatccAGGTGATGGTCCTCAGTGCAGAGACTATGTGATCAGCTTGGGCGTGGTGAAGCCCCTGCTCTCGTTCATCAGTCCCTCCATCCCCATCACCTTCCTCCGCAATGTCACCTGGGTCATGGTCAATCTGTGCCGCCACAAGGACCCTCCACCACCTATGGAGACAATCCAAGAGGTGTGTACATGATGTTTGCAGAGAAAATTAGTGAGCTGACAACTTGTTTTACATGTCCATTATTTACCAACAGTTGCTTGTAAGTTTCTGGGAAAGAATTAtgtagtttgaataacaacgaAAAAGCTATATTCATATTTGATTTATGATGaattattgtattgtttgtatACACATTTAATAATTTGCATGCTTAGCTCACCTGCTATTGTCTGAAAACATGTCACAAGATTTTGGTAGAGATAACAAAGTGGTAAAATCTGTCTTTTACAACTAATCAGTCCTGGAAACCTCTGAGATGATTATTTGGTAATTAATTGGAAGTTGTAAAcgtgtaaataaaaacaaacagcatatTAGGTCACACATGTTGGAAGTAAGTTGTGGATGTAAAATACTGTCCTTGTTTGAAAATCTTAAGTGGCATATGTGTTGGAAAATCAGCTTTATGACAAATGCTGAGGAAACTGGAACAGTTTCCAGTAAACTTCATTAAAATACTGCGTACAGACATGAGGGAGGCGCTTGATCAAAATGTCACTTGCTATACTATACAGCCAATATTGATGACTTTTGCAATCACAATATTTGTCAGTAACTACATAACTGATTTGAGTTCAGTATTGCAGTGAATGCTTTCATACTTCTCCTAAAATCTAAGAGAAATTGGTATATTTATTGGTCTTTGATGGTGTGCAAAAGTTAAGGAAGATTAGAGCTCCATCAGTATGTATACCCtttctgttaaaatgtttttatgattcTATTTGGGGCAGAAGGGGTATTGCAGAATAAGTGACTCTGCAGCTGTGAGCAAATCTTTATggattatattgttttttttctccacatgcatgactttttcttttctacattgatttctcagatccTGCCGGCTCTCTGCGTGCTGATCCACCACACCGATGTCAGTGTGAGTATACTGACTTTAAACAACCATGGCCCTTTACTGTGTTTCCAGATGAAATTCCCTAATAAATCATCATTGTCATGTGTGATAAGGAAACAAAATATAtcaagaggttttttttcttctgcctctAGATCTTGGTAGACACAGTCTGGGCTCTGTCCTACCTGACGGACGCCGGGAATGAGCAGATCCAAATGGTCATTGACTCTGGCATTGTCCCTCATCTGGTCCCACTGCTCAGTCACCaggaggtcaaagttcaggTATGCAGAGGAGAATGGTGCTTTTAATAAAGTAATCTTAAAAGGTGATTTCAGCCATATTATGCACAAGTAGTGTTGCCTGACatctctaaagaaaaaagtgattacattttataaaaaacatcCAAATAAGTTGCCATGTGCTAACTGCTTTCATTTCCATGTTATATCATAATATTGGATAATTGATAAATGACAAACACTAACTAAACTCTGCTTACAAGAGAttgatgttaaatgtttttgctgtgaTTGGGCCACTTCTACTTTTAAACGTATTATTTTTGAGTTTCAAGAAAGAGGTtctctataaataaatgttttatcctCTCCGCACACAGACTGCGGCGCTGAGGGCTGTTGGAAATATAGTGACTGGCACAGATGAACAGACCCAGGTGGTGCTTAACTGTGACGCCCTCAGCCACTTCCCTGCCCTCCTCACACACCCGAAGGAGAAAATCAACAAGGTAATCCTctatcctcctcctcacacacacgctcactgtAGATCTCAAACTGCAACATCAGTTATCTGGAAGTGATGAAATCAGAGACTTGGTGCTAGTGAGATGCTGTGTGAGAGAATATAGATGGTAGATAGCTAATAGTAGGACTTCATAACTTGGAGAATCGCCAGgatgacgacgacgacgacaACGGA
The Paralichthys olivaceus isolate ysfri-2021 chromosome 11, ASM2471397v2, whole genome shotgun sequence genome window above contains:
- the kpna4 gene encoding importin subunit alpha-3 — translated: MADSEKLDNQRLKNFKNKGRDLETMRRQRTEVVVELRKNKRDEHLLKRRNVPHEDICEDSDVDGDFRSQNTSLEAIVQNATSDNQGVQLSAVQAARKLLSSDRNPPIDDLIKSGILPILVHCLDRDDNPSLQFEAAWALTNIASGTSEQTQAVVQSNAVPLFLRLLHSPHQNVCEQAVWALGNIIGDGPQCRDYVISLGVVKPLLSFISPSIPITFLRNVTWVMVNLCRHKDPPPPMETIQEILPALCVLIHHTDVSILVDTVWALSYLTDAGNEQIQMVIDSGIVPHLVPLLSHQEVKVQTAALRAVGNIVTGTDEQTQVVLNCDALSHFPALLTHPKEKINKEAVWFLSNITAGNQQQVQAVIDAKLVPMIIHLLDKGDFGTQKEAAWAISNLTISGRKDQVAHLIEKQVIPPFCNLLTVKDAQVVQVVLDGLSNILKMADDEAETIANLIEECGGLEKVEQLQNHENEDIYKLAYEIIDQFFSSDDIDEDTSLVPEAIQGGTYGFNSANVPAEGFQF